In Tenacibaculum pacificus, a single window of DNA contains:
- a CDS encoding rhomboid family intramembrane serine protease: protein MAKITDAIKHLIIINVIMYFAPQLLNLDVTNIFALHYPENEHFGAWQYVTHIFMHGSPMHLIFNMYALWAFGTPLEQMWGKNKFIFFYFSAGIGAGLIYTLVNYYQFSGIYEQLINLGISPIEIKTLLNTGQYNDTLITLSNEKMSEFYSLYHTPAVGASGAVYGILVAFGLMFPNAKLALIFFPVPIAAKYFIPLMIAGDLFFGVTKYSIGNIAHFAHVGGAIIGFIIAWYWKKNQEKTH from the coding sequence ATGGCTAAAATAACCGATGCTATAAAGCATTTAATAATCATTAACGTGATTATGTATTTTGCACCACAGCTTTTAAATTTAGATGTAACAAATATTTTCGCATTACATTATCCTGAGAACGAACATTTTGGAGCTTGGCAATATGTTACACATATTTTTATGCATGGAAGTCCTATGCATTTAATTTTTAACATGTATGCTTTATGGGCTTTTGGTACTCCTTTAGAACAAATGTGGGGTAAAAATAAATTCATTTTCTTTTATTTTTCAGCAGGTATAGGTGCGGGTTTAATATATACGCTTGTTAATTATTATCAGTTTAGCGGAATTTATGAGCAGTTAATTAACTTAGGAATATCACCTATTGAAATAAAAACACTTTTAAATACAGGACAATATAACGATACTTTAATTACACTTTCTAATGAAAAAATGAGTGAATTTTACAGCTTGTATCATACACCAGCTGTTGGTGCATCAGGAGCTGTTTATGGTATTTTAGTTGCCTTTGGATTAATGTTTCCTAATGCAAAACTAGCTTTGATATTTTTCCCAGTACCAATTGCTGCAAAATATTTTATCCCTTTAATGATTGCTGGTGATTTATTTTTTGGTGTAACAAAATATTCTATTGGTAATATTGCTCATTTTGCACATGTTGGAGGTGCTATTATTGGTTTTATCATCGCTTGGTATTGGAAAAAAAATCAAGAGAAAACTCATTAA
- a CDS encoding tetratricopeptide repeat protein yields the protein MATYKKRGYKPKKEKIVEEVEENFDESQSTTAEVFNTLDDTANKSEEWIEKNSKPLFLGLVTVAAVILGYLAYTTFISEPNEQEASNELAYPRTFFDKATTSAGTAADALYNTALTGGDGKYGFTDIASEFSGTKAGNLANYYAGISFLKMKKYEEAIEYLSNFSSEDELLGPTALGAIGDAFADINQPEDALAYYQKAAKKKSNDFTSPLFLFKAAQTAMALKEYNTAEKLYTSIKEKYATTDQGKDIEKYINSAKYAQ from the coding sequence ATGGCTACATATAAGAAAAGAGGATACAAACCTAAAAAAGAAAAGATTGTAGAAGAAGTTGAAGAAAACTTTGATGAATCGCAAAGTACAACAGCTGAAGTATTTAATACTTTAGATGATACAGCGAATAAATCAGAGGAATGGATTGAAAAAAACAGCAAACCTTTATTTTTAGGATTAGTAACAGTTGCTGCTGTAATTTTAGGATATTTAGCTTACACTACATTTATTTCTGAGCCAAATGAACAAGAGGCTTCTAATGAATTAGCATATCCAAGAACATTTTTTGATAAAGCAACAACTTCAGCAGGTACTGCCGCGGATGCTTTATACAATACTGCTCTAACTGGTGGTGATGGAAAATATGGTTTTACAGATATTGCTAGTGAATTTAGCGGAACTAAAGCAGGGAATTTAGCAAATTATTATGCTGGTATTTCTTTCTTAAAGATGAAAAAATACGAAGAAGCGATTGAGTATTTAAGTAATTTTAGTTCTGAAGATGAATTATTAGGTCCTACAGCTTTAGGTGCTATTGGTGATGCTTTTGCTGATATCAATCAACCAGAAGATGCTTTAGCTTATTATCAAAAAGCAGCTAAAAAGAAAAGTAACGACTTTACTTCTCCTTTATTTTTATTCAAAGCAGCACAAACTGCAATGGCTTTAAAGGAATATAATACAGCTGAAAAATTATACACAAGCATCAAAGAAAAATATGCTACTACCGATCAAGGTAAAGATATTGAAAAATATATCAATAGCGCAAAATACGCTCAATAA
- a CDS encoding M1 family metallopeptidase, with protein MSKKLIINGLLLLISCNVLAQTSLFDETKNFTRQDSLRGTITPERIWWNLTYYHLDITVNPDKKFISGKNTVQYTVLKPSLILQIDLQAPLKITKVIQNGKKLKVVSDGNAHFIHLKKHQKVGSVHSLDIYYKGHPKVAKNAPWDGGFTWKKDNNGNHFVATSCQGLGASVWWPNKDHMYDEVDSMAISVRVPKNLMNVSNGKLRKTEQHKDNTTTYHWFVNNPINNYGVNVNIGDYVHFSEKYNGEAGLLDMDYYVLRDNLSKAKKQFKDAPKMMKAFEYWFGKYPFYKDGYKLVEAPYLGMEHQSSVTYGNKYQNGYLGRDLSKTGWGLKFDFIIIHESGHEWFANNITNIDIADMWIHESFTAYSESLFLDYYYGKKAASEYVIGTRKSIQNDIPIIGQYDVNSEGSGDMYYKGANMLHTIRTLINNDKKWRQVLRGLNSVFYHQTVNTKQVENYLIEQSGLDLTCIFNQYLRTVKIPVFEYKINNNKISYRWNNVIEGFNMPLNILVDKKTQQLIPTKNWQTTTISSDKITVDENFYVNIKDLK; from the coding sequence ATGAGTAAAAAATTAATAATTAACGGTTTATTACTTCTTATCAGTTGTAATGTATTAGCACAGACTTCCTTATTTGATGAAACCAAAAATTTTACACGTCAAGATAGTTTACGTGGCACAATTACGCCTGAAAGAATTTGGTGGAATTTAACCTACTATCATTTAGATATTACTGTAAATCCTGATAAAAAATTTATCAGCGGAAAAAATACGGTACAATACACCGTTTTAAAACCCAGTCTTATTTTACAAATTGATTTACAAGCTCCTTTAAAAATTACGAAAGTAATTCAGAATGGAAAAAAATTAAAAGTAGTTTCTGATGGAAATGCTCATTTTATTCATTTAAAAAAGCATCAAAAAGTAGGCTCTGTTCATTCATTAGATATTTACTACAAAGGGCATCCGAAAGTAGCTAAAAATGCGCCTTGGGATGGTGGTTTTACATGGAAAAAAGATAACAACGGAAATCATTTTGTAGCTACTTCTTGCCAAGGTTTGGGCGCAAGTGTTTGGTGGCCAAACAAAGATCACATGTACGATGAAGTAGATAGTATGGCAATTAGCGTGCGTGTTCCTAAAAACTTGATGAATGTTTCTAACGGAAAATTACGTAAAACAGAACAACATAAAGACAATACTACAACCTATCATTGGTTTGTAAATAATCCGATTAATAACTATGGCGTAAATGTAAATATTGGTGATTATGTTCATTTTTCAGAAAAATATAATGGTGAAGCTGGTCTTTTAGATATGGATTATTACGTATTACGAGATAATTTATCAAAAGCAAAAAAGCAGTTTAAAGATGCGCCTAAAATGATGAAAGCTTTTGAATATTGGTTTGGGAAATATCCTTTTTATAAAGACGGATACAAATTAGTTGAAGCACCTTATTTAGGGATGGAACATCAAAGTTCGGTTACTTACGGAAATAAGTATCAAAATGGTTATTTAGGACGTGATTTATCAAAAACTGGTTGGGGTTTAAAATTCGATTTTATTATTATTCATGAATCTGGACACGAATGGTTTGCCAATAACATTACAAATATTGATATTGCAGATATGTGGATTCATGAGAGTTTTACAGCTTATTCTGAAAGTTTGTTTTTAGATTATTATTACGGTAAAAAAGCAGCTTCTGAATATGTAATTGGAACTCGTAAAAGTATTCAAAATGATATTCCTATTATTGGGCAATACGATGTAAATAGCGAAGGTTCTGGAGATATGTATTATAAAGGTGCAAATATGCTACACACCATTAGAACTTTAATTAATAATGATAAAAAATGGCGACAAGTTTTACGTGGATTAAATTCGGTTTTTTATCATCAAACAGTAAATACAAAACAAGTTGAAAACTATTTAATTGAACAATCAGGATTAGATTTAACTTGTATTTTTAATCAGTATTTACGTACCGTTAAAATTCCTGTTTTTGAATATAAAATCAATAATAATAAAATTTCATATCGTTGGAATAATGTAATTGAAGGTTTTAATATGCCTCTAAATATTTTAGTTGATAAAAAAACTCAACAATTAATACCTACTAAAAATTGGCAAACCACAACAATTTCTTCGGATAAAATTACTGTTGATGAAAATTTTTATGTGAATATTAAAGATTTAAAATAA
- a CDS encoding DUF721 domain-containing protein gives MAKKEKDSFLIKDLLGSYIEKGSLNKGFQKMRISEAWVKLMGAGVASYTGDIKLQNGTLIVRLSSSVLREELGYGKDKIIRMINEEMGADIVKKLMLV, from the coding sequence ATGGCAAAAAAAGAAAAAGACAGTTTTTTAATTAAAGATTTATTAGGAAGTTATATAGAAAAGGGAAGTTTAAATAAAGGTTTTCAGAAAATGCGTATTTCCGAAGCTTGGGTAAAGTTAATGGGCGCAGGTGTGGCATCTTATACAGGCGATATAAAATTACAAAACGGAACTTTAATAGTTCGTTTATCATCTTCTGTTTTAAGGGAGGAATTAGGTTACGGAAAAGATAAAATCATCAGAATGATTAATGAAGAAATGGGCGCTGATATTGTAAAGAAATTAATGTTGGTGTAA
- the fsa gene encoding fructose-6-phosphate aldolase has product MKFFIDTANLEQIKEAQALGILDGVTTNPSLMAKEGITGQENIINHYKAICELVEGDVSAEVISTDFEGMVKEGEALAALNPQIVVKLPMIKDGIKACKYFSDKGIKTNVTLVFSAGQALLAAKAGATYVSPFIGRLDDISTDGLNLISEIRTIYDNYSFETQILAASVRHTMHIIDCAKLGSDVMTGPLSAIEGLLRHPLTDSGLAKFLADYQKGN; this is encoded by the coding sequence ATGAAATTTTTTATTGATACAGCGAATTTAGAGCAAATTAAAGAAGCACAAGCTTTAGGTATTTTAGACGGTGTAACAACCAATCCATCTTTAATGGCAAAAGAAGGAATTACAGGACAAGAAAACATTATCAACCATTACAAAGCTATTTGTGAATTGGTAGAAGGCGATGTTTCTGCTGAGGTTATTTCAACCGATTTTGAAGGGATGGTAAAAGAAGGAGAAGCTTTAGCAGCTTTAAACCCTCAAATTGTTGTGAAATTACCAATGATTAAAGACGGAATTAAGGCGTGTAAATATTTTTCTGATAAAGGAATTAAAACAAACGTAACTTTAGTGTTTTCTGCGGGTCAGGCGTTATTAGCTGCCAAAGCAGGAGCAACTTATGTTTCGCCATTTATTGGTCGCTTAGATGATATTTCTACTGATGGATTAAATTTAATATCAGAAATTAGAACTATTTATGATAATTATAGTTTTGAAACACAAATTTTAGCAGCGTCTGTACGTCATACAATGCATATTATTGATTGTGCTAAATTAGGTTCTGATGTAATGACAGGTCCTTTAAGTGCTATCGAAGGTTTATTAAGACACCCTTTAACAGATAGTGGTTTAGCTAAGTTTTTAGCAGATTATCAAAAAGGAAACTAA
- the mutL gene encoding DNA mismatch repair endonuclease MutL, protein MSDIIQLLPDHVANQIAAGEVVQRPASVVKELVENSIDAGASTIKLLIKDAGKTLIQVIDDGKGMSITDARLSFERHATSKIRDAQDLFNLNTKGFRGEALASVAAIAHVELKTKQENEELGSFIKIAGSKIVSQESISTSKGTSIAVKNLFYNIPARRNFLKSDSIETRHIVDEFQRVALAHPDISFLLQHNDTELYHLKKSNLRKRIVAVFGNKMNERLVPISEQTDILSIRGFTTKSEFAKKKRGEQYFFVNNRFIKSSYLNHAVVMAFEGLLESGSHPSYFLYLEVPPNSIDINIHPTKTEIKFDNEKVLYAILRATIKHSLGQYNVTPALDFSRDANLDTPYDYSKKSSDSSKLPPITVDHNFNPFTASPSYQEKPDTSNYSNEQNISNKSSDSNSVSYQSNFKKDTGDWEALYTNNKSIDNTKQEQLFESHQETETGKTFQIQKKYLLSSIKSGVVLINQSLAHQRILYEEFLENITVKEASSQQLLFPVNISFSKSDIEMIYTIKSDLESAGFMFDEFTKESVIIRGIPTSISESQITLILEELLDDIKLEVPDASFSHFDVMAKSFAKSLALKTGTVLSIKEQENLVNDLFSCREPNTSPFGKPTFKTLTLNEIDTIFNK, encoded by the coding sequence ATGTCTGACATCATACAATTACTCCCTGATCATGTTGCAAATCAAATTGCTGCTGGTGAAGTAGTACAACGTCCTGCCTCTGTAGTTAAAGAGTTAGTCGAAAATTCAATTGATGCAGGTGCAAGTACTATAAAACTTTTAATAAAAGATGCTGGTAAAACTTTAATTCAAGTAATTGATGACGGTAAAGGAATGAGTATTACAGATGCTCGATTAAGTTTTGAGCGTCATGCAACTTCAAAAATTAGAGATGCTCAAGATTTATTTAACTTGAATACCAAAGGTTTTAGAGGTGAAGCTTTAGCTTCTGTTGCTGCAATTGCACATGTAGAGTTAAAAACAAAACAAGAAAACGAAGAACTTGGTTCTTTTATAAAAATAGCAGGAAGTAAAATTGTTTCTCAAGAAAGTATTTCAACTTCAAAAGGAACAAGTATTGCAGTTAAAAACTTATTTTATAATATTCCTGCACGTAGGAATTTCTTAAAATCTGATAGTATTGAAACTCGTCATATTGTAGATGAATTTCAAAGAGTCGCTTTAGCGCATCCTGATATTTCTTTTTTATTACAACACAACGATACGGAACTTTATCACCTTAAAAAAAGCAATTTACGTAAAAGAATTGTTGCTGTTTTTGGTAATAAAATGAACGAACGATTAGTTCCAATTTCTGAACAAACGGATATTCTTTCGATAAGAGGTTTTACGACAAAATCTGAATTTGCAAAGAAAAAACGTGGTGAACAGTACTTTTTTGTAAATAATCGTTTTATCAAAAGTTCATATTTAAACCATGCGGTTGTAATGGCTTTTGAAGGTTTGTTAGAAAGTGGGTCACATCCTTCTTATTTTTTATATTTAGAAGTACCACCAAATAGCATCGATATTAATATACATCCGACAAAAACGGAAATTAAATTTGATAACGAAAAAGTATTATATGCTATTTTACGTGCAACAATTAAACATAGCTTAGGACAATATAATGTAACGCCTGCCTTAGATTTTAGCAGAGATGCAAATTTAGATACGCCGTATGATTATAGCAAAAAGTCTTCGGATTCATCTAAACTCCCTCCAATTACTGTGGATCATAATTTTAATCCGTTTACAGCATCTCCAAGTTATCAAGAAAAACCTGATACTTCAAATTACTCAAACGAACAAAATATTTCAAACAAGTCGAGTGATTCAAATTCTGTAAGTTATCAATCTAATTTCAAAAAAGATACAGGCGATTGGGAAGCTTTATACACCAATAATAAATCGATAGACAATACAAAACAAGAACAACTTTTTGAGTCTCATCAAGAAACAGAAACGGGTAAAACCTTTCAAATTCAAAAAAAATATTTATTAAGTTCTATTAAATCAGGTGTCGTTTTAATCAATCAATCACTAGCACACCAACGTATTTTATACGAAGAATTTTTAGAAAACATTACTGTTAAAGAAGCTAGTAGTCAACAATTATTATTTCCTGTAAATATTTCTTTTTCTAAATCAGATATAGAAATGATTTATACTATAAAATCAGATTTAGAAAGTGCTGGTTTTATGTTTGATGAATTTACAAAAGAAAGTGTTATTATTCGTGGAATACCGACTTCAATTAGTGAGAGTCAAATCACCTTAATTTTAGAAGAATTATTAGACGATATTAAATTAGAAGTGCCTGATGCTAGTTTTAGTCATTTTGATGTAATGGCAAAATCTTTTGCAAAATCATTAGCACTAAAAACAGGAACAGTATTATCTATTAAAGAACAAGAAAACTTAGTAAATGATTTATTTTCTTGCAGAGAGCCTAACACATCACCATTTGGTAAACCTACGTTTAAAACATTAACCTTAAACGAAATTGATACCATTTTCAATAAATAA
- a CDS encoding riboflavin synthase subunit beta, translating into MGFIKKENKKFDYKPTYYKGEGNPYQVKHKFDKYRTTVGKSKGLKGKFTMAINEFKNSENGGFNSTIIILVAFFILLFLFFIDFDLSIFLSKNN; encoded by the coding sequence ATGGGATTTATTAAAAAGGAAAATAAAAAATTCGATTACAAACCTACTTACTACAAAGGCGAGGGTAATCCCTATCAAGTAAAACATAAGTTTGATAAATACCGTACTACTGTTGGTAAATCAAAAGGCTTAAAAGGAAAATTTACAATGGCTATCAATGAATTTAAAAACTCTGAAAATGGCGGTTTTAATAGTACTATTATCATTTTAGTTGCTTTTTTTATACTTTTATTCTTGTTTTTTATCGATTTCGATCTTTCTATCTTTTTATCAAAAAATAACTAA
- a CDS encoding rhomboid family intramembrane serine protease — protein MEILNTLKYRFKNAGIVEQLIYINLAVYILVFMTNIFQSNNSFIVQWFSLPANFDDFLSKPWTIITYGFVHTSFIHILSNLFALFYIGHFFKQYFTSKQLLNFYFLGTLFGGIIFITSYSFIPILQQVTNNSILLGASAGISAIFIGSATYMPNYELKIPLIGYVKLWQLASIWVIIDILQIPTDNAGGHLAHIGGALFGFLYVTKASNKKITIFKTKKTVNKLFDKKEKPLKTVYKSGKKPTTRVFQKTINQQEVDAVLDKISKSGYDTLTQTEKEFLFKQGK, from the coding sequence ATGGAAATTTTAAATACCTTAAAATATCGATTTAAAAATGCAGGTATTGTAGAGCAATTAATCTATATAAATCTTGCTGTATATATACTGGTTTTTATGACCAATATATTTCAATCAAATAATAGTTTTATTGTTCAATGGTTTTCTTTACCTGCTAATTTTGATGATTTTTTATCAAAACCATGGACAATTATTACCTATGGATTTGTACACACTAGCTTTATTCATATCTTATCAAACTTGTTTGCTTTATTTTATATAGGTCATTTTTTTAAACAATATTTTACATCAAAACAACTACTTAATTTCTATTTTTTAGGAACATTATTTGGAGGTATTATTTTTATTACTAGTTATAGTTTTATTCCAATTTTACAACAAGTTACCAATAATAGTATTTTATTAGGTGCATCCGCAGGTATTTCGGCTATTTTTATAGGAAGTGCCACTTATATGCCTAATTATGAATTAAAAATTCCTTTAATTGGCTATGTTAAATTATGGCAGTTAGCTTCTATTTGGGTTATTATCGACATATTACAAATACCTACTGATAATGCTGGTGGACACTTAGCACATATAGGTGGAGCTTTATTTGGTTTTTTATATGTTACAAAAGCAAGTAATAAAAAAATAACAATTTTTAAAACTAAAAAAACAGTTAATAAATTGTTCGATAAAAAAGAAAAACCTTTAAAAACAGTTTATAAATCTGGTAAAAAACCAACTACTAGAGTTTTTCAAAAAACAATAAATCAACAAGAAGTTGACGCTGTTTTAGATAAAATAAGTAAATCTGGCTATGACACCTTAACCCAAACCGAAAAAGAGTTTTTATTTAAACAAGGTAAATAA
- a CDS encoding endonuclease/exonuclease/phosphatase family protein, protein MKKYSIVQKLLFFINSVFATVLLLSYALPYVSPQIIPAVAVFSLFVPLLIILNIGFFIYWLLKVHKYALLSLLILVIGWFISTPLVIFSNKETVLNNDLKVMSYNVRLFNYYKHLDDITTEQKIYEFINNENPDVIAMQEFYLSELLDIKLPYKYIKTKSKADKFGLAIYSKYPIINSGSLNFKKSSNNTIFVDIVKNNDTIRVYNVHLESLKVNPNKENFGEKDSERLFKRLANGFEKQVSQTELILQHEYSWKKKKIICGDFNNTAYSWIYQKLSKDKQDAFLEAGIGLGKSFRYAYPMRIDFILPDNKATINQYKTYSSLKLSDHYPIMTRLHW, encoded by the coding sequence ATGAAAAAATATTCGATTGTACAAAAGTTATTATTTTTTATCAATTCAGTTTTTGCAACTGTTTTGTTACTTTCATATGCTTTACCTTACGTATCTCCTCAAATAATTCCTGCTGTTGCTGTTTTTAGTTTATTTGTACCTTTATTAATTATTTTAAATATAGGTTTCTTTATATATTGGTTACTTAAAGTTCATAAATACGCATTATTATCATTATTAATATTAGTCATCGGATGGTTTATATCTACTCCTCTTGTAATATTTTCAAATAAAGAAACTGTTTTAAATAATGATTTAAAAGTAATGAGCTACAATGTTCGTTTATTTAATTATTACAAACATCTTGATGATATTACTACTGAACAAAAAATATACGAATTTATTAATAATGAAAATCCTGATGTTATTGCTATGCAAGAGTTTTATCTATCAGAATTATTAGATATAAAACTCCCTTATAAATACATTAAAACAAAATCTAAAGCAGATAAATTTGGACTTGCTATTTATTCTAAATATCCTATTATAAATTCAGGTTCTTTAAACTTTAAAAAAAGTTCAAACAATACTATTTTTGTAGATATTGTTAAAAATAATGATACAATACGTGTATATAATGTTCATTTAGAATCATTAAAAGTAAATCCGAATAAAGAAAATTTTGGTGAAAAAGATTCTGAACGTTTATTTAAACGTTTAGCAAATGGTTTTGAAAAACAAGTATCACAAACTGAATTAATTTTACAACACGAGTATTCTTGGAAAAAGAAAAAAATTATATGTGGCGATTTTAATAATACTGCATATTCTTGGATATATCAAAAATTATCTAAAGATAAACAAGATGCCTTTTTAGAAGCTGGAATTGGTTTAGGTAAATCATTTAGATATGCATATCCAATGCGAATTGATTTTATTTTACCTGATAATAAAGCCACCATAAATCAATACAAAACATATAGTTCACTTAAATTATCTGACCACTATCCTATTATGACACGTTTACACTGGTAG
- the ribH gene encoding 6,7-dimethyl-8-ribityllumazine synthase produces MATTNLSYYDKASIPNAKSFRFGIVVSEWNPEITENLHKGAIEAFLDCGAEKNNIISWDVPGSFELVYGCKKMIESQKVDAVIAIGNVIQGETKHFDFVCEGVTQGIVDLNIKYDVPVIFCVLTDNTKQQSLDRSGGKLGNKGIECAIAAVKMAALKNLDKPSNSLGF; encoded by the coding sequence ATGGCAACAACAAATTTATCATATTACGATAAAGCTTCAATCCCAAATGCGAAATCTTTTCGATTTGGGATTGTTGTTTCAGAATGGAATCCTGAAATTACAGAAAACCTACACAAAGGTGCTATTGAAGCATTTTTAGATTGTGGAGCAGAAAAAAACAATATTATTTCTTGGGATGTTCCTGGAAGTTTTGAATTAGTTTACGGATGTAAAAAAATGATTGAATCTCAAAAAGTAGATGCAGTTATTGCCATTGGAAATGTAATTCAGGGAGAAACAAAACACTTTGATTTTGTATGCGAAGGTGTTACACAAGGTATTGTAGATTTGAACATTAAATATGATGTTCCTGTAATTTTTTGTGTATTAACAGATAATACAAAACAACAATCATTAGATAGGTCTGGTGGAAAACTAGGTAATAAAGGTATTGAATGTGCCATTGCAGCTGTTAAAATGGCAGCTCTTAAAAACTTAGATAAACCTTCTAATTCTTTAGGGTTTTAA
- a CDS encoding SDR family oxidoreductase: MSKVILITGASSGIGKAIATYLHDKNYTVYGTSRNSNKLKSPFSMVALDVTDASTIQTAIDTVIQKEGRIDVLINNAGKGITGSIEDTPTDEMRANFDTNFFGAIDVVKAVLPQMRKQKSGVVINVTSIAGYMGLPFRGIYSASKGALELVTEALSMEVKSFGIKMINVAPGDFATNIAAGRYHTPVYEDSAYKQKYSENLAVIDGDVNSGMNPIVMAKAIHQIIENKNPKIHYKIGGFMEKFSIVLKRILPDKMYQKLLMNHYKL; this comes from the coding sequence ATGTCAAAAGTTATATTAATAACAGGTGCTTCTTCTGGAATCGGAAAAGCAATTGCAACATATTTACACGATAAAAATTATACAGTTTACGGAACTAGTAGAAATTCAAATAAATTGAAGTCACCTTTTTCTATGGTTGCTTTAGATGTTACAGATGCTTCTACAATACAAACCGCAATTGATACCGTTATACAAAAAGAGGGTAGGATAGATGTATTAATAAATAATGCAGGAAAAGGAATTACAGGGTCAATTGAAGATACACCAACTGATGAAATGCGCGCTAATTTTGATACCAATTTTTTTGGAGCTATTGATGTTGTAAAAGCCGTATTACCACAAATGAGAAAGCAAAAATCAGGAGTTGTAATTAACGTAACTTCTATTGCTGGATACATGGGATTGCCGTTTAGAGGAATTTATTCTGCAAGTAAAGGCGCTTTAGAATTGGTTACAGAAGCCTTGAGTATGGAAGTTAAAAGCTTTGGAATTAAGATGATTAATGTTGCGCCAGGAGATTTTGCTACGAATATTGCCGCAGGAAGATATCATACGCCAGTTTATGAAGATTCTGCTTACAAACAAAAGTATTCTGAAAACTTAGCAGTAATTGATGGTGATGTTAATTCAGGAATGAATCCGATAGTAATGGCAAAAGCAATACATCAAATTATTGAAAATAAGAATCCGAAAATACATTACAAAATCGGCGGTTTTATGGAGAAATTTTCCATCGTTTTAAAACGAATATTGCCAGATAAAATGTATCAAAAATTATTAATGAACCATTATAAATTGTAA